The following proteins come from a genomic window of Thermomicrobiales bacterium:
- a CDS encoding TIGR00266 family protein, with protein MKTEIKYQPAFATCTVSLDSGEQLRAEGGAMVAMRDVKVETGATGGLLKSLKRSLLGGESLFQNTFTAESNNAMVMLAPALTGDVMVRELKDEDLIVQSGAYLGSSMGINVSTDWGGARTFFGGEGLFMLRCSGTGTLITGAYGAIHEETLRAGETFVVDSGHVVAFQAGMKYELNKFGGWKSTFLGGEGVVITFTGPGQLYMQTRSQEAFLGWLIPQLPTRQGDTN; from the coding sequence ATGAAGACCGAGATCAAATATCAACCGGCATTCGCGACCTGCACGGTGTCGCTCGACAGCGGCGAGCAATTGCGGGCCGAGGGCGGCGCCATGGTGGCCATGCGTGATGTGAAGGTGGAGACCGGCGCCACCGGCGGGTTACTGAAGTCGCTCAAGCGGTCGCTCCTGGGTGGCGAGTCGCTTTTCCAGAACACGTTCACCGCGGAATCGAACAATGCGATGGTGATGCTGGCTCCAGCTCTGACTGGCGATGTGATGGTGCGCGAACTGAAAGACGAGGATTTGATCGTCCAGTCGGGCGCGTATCTTGGTTCGAGCATGGGGATCAATGTTTCCACCGATTGGGGCGGCGCACGCACCTTCTTTGGCGGGGAAGGTCTGTTCATGCTGCGTTGTTCGGGAACGGGAACGCTCATCACCGGAGCGTATGGCGCCATCCACGAAGAGACGCTGCGTGCGGGTGAGACGTTCGTCGTCGACAGCGGGCATGTGGTGGCGTTCCAGGCCGGCATGAAATACGAGCTGAACAAGTTCGGTGGGTGGAAATCGACCTTCCTTGGCGGTGAGGGGGTGGTAATCACCTTCACCGGTCCGGGGCAGCTCTACATGCAGACTCGCAGCCAGGAAGCGTTCCTTGGATGGCTGATCCCGCAGTTGCCGACCCGCCAGGGAGATACGAACTAA
- a CDS encoding DUF2834 domain-containing protein, protein MAISATNTTVGKNVWMFAVLLALGTVIPLLQILPWLVDHGLDARLFIDELFANPVSSFFALDVVMAVVTLLVLAVVDRELSGRQRLGVGLGALLGASVGLPLYLLLREWNRRAR, encoded by the coding sequence ATGGCCATTTCCGCTACGAATACAACAGTTGGGAAGAACGTCTGGATGTTTGCCGTCCTGCTGGCGCTTGGGACGGTGATTCCGTTGCTCCAGATTCTGCCGTGGCTGGTCGATCACGGACTCGATGCGCGGTTGTTCATCGACGAGCTGTTCGCCAATCCGGTGTCGTCGTTTTTCGCGCTCGATGTGGTGATGGCGGTTGTCACACTGCTGGTGCTGGCGGTGGTCGATCGGGAGCTTTCTGGCCGGCAGCGGCTGGGGGTAGGGCTCGGCGCGTTGCTGGGTGCGTCGGTGGGACTTCCGCTGTATCTGCTCTTGCGGGAATGGAACCGGCGGGCGCGCTGA
- a CDS encoding dual specificity protein phosphatase family protein: MERFYWIRESMLAGSSRPGGLRGDRLATDLDELQARGIGAIVSLTETALDIYAVQELGMSYTHIPIVDMTAPSPAQLFDALDAIDLAHGENRAVVVHCLAGQGRTGTVLAAWLIRQGATTDEAIGEIRAVCPQAVENDAQLACLRVFERERLWVV; the protein is encoded by the coding sequence TTGGAACGTTTCTACTGGATTCGGGAGTCGATGCTGGCGGGGAGTAGCCGTCCCGGCGGGCTCCGGGGCGACCGGTTGGCGACCGATCTGGACGAGCTGCAGGCGCGCGGCATCGGGGCGATCGTATCGCTCACGGAGACTGCGCTGGACATCTACGCCGTTCAGGAACTGGGCATGTCGTATACCCACATTCCCATCGTGGACATGACGGCGCCAAGCCCGGCGCAGCTCTTCGATGCGCTGGACGCGATCGATCTGGCGCATGGAGAGAACCGTGCGGTCGTGGTGCATTGCCTGGCGGGTCAGGGACGCACCGGCACGGTGTTGGCCGCGTGGTTGATCCGCCAGGGCGCGACCACGGACGAGGCGATCGGGGAGATTCGCGCCGTATGCCCGCAAGCCGTCGAGAACGACGCGCAACTCGCGTGTTTGCGGGTGTTCGAGCGCGAACGATTGTGGGTGGTGTAG
- the tig gene encoding trigger factor gives MKVTIERIPESQVRLEIAAEPEEQNEAIEKAYRKVAREVVIPGFRKGKAPRAMIERYFGREMVIDEANRSLMDDLYRKAIEQEDLVPVGDPELDSVEPDPLQFTVTVPVYPTVDPGDYLSVRVDPADASLEDGAIDEVLEGLRKQQSPWVDPAKARAAQEGDQITVDIAIAENGEEFQSPTEGATFELGDTTFLAELVELVKTLKPGESGSVDIEFDEERLDAGDPRNGKTLTYTLTLTGLKERELLELDDDFAKTYANAESLDEVKDRIRTNLHIEKTRETRTEVVNSIVEKIVEGATLELPAPMIEEQIDRQVQRAQRELGMQGIPWEGFLRQIGQSEDEWRESIRPSAVETLTSSLVLREIAEKEGIEVSENDLITEIEQMVAGADQAQQAQTRQAYLSNEYLRNVIRNELYDQKLTQRLIEIATEGGDAVLNGYVAPEGAPTELDLDVEDAVLEAEIEAVVEEAELEAEVIAVEDAIIEAEAAAIADELVAEAEALDSKE, from the coding sequence GTGAAAGTAACGATCGAGCGGATTCCGGAGAGCCAGGTTCGTCTGGAAATCGCCGCCGAGCCGGAGGAACAAAACGAAGCGATCGAGAAGGCGTACCGCAAGGTCGCACGCGAGGTGGTCATTCCCGGCTTCCGCAAGGGCAAGGCGCCTCGCGCCATGATCGAGCGCTACTTCGGCCGTGAGATGGTGATCGACGAAGCCAACCGCTCGTTGATGGACGATCTCTACCGCAAGGCGATCGAGCAGGAAGATCTGGTGCCGGTTGGCGATCCGGAACTCGATAGCGTCGAGCCCGATCCGCTGCAATTCACAGTCACCGTGCCGGTCTATCCCACCGTCGATCCGGGGGACTACCTGTCGGTCCGCGTCGATCCGGCCGATGCCTCGCTCGAGGACGGCGCCATCGACGAGGTGCTCGAGGGTTTGCGCAAGCAGCAGAGCCCCTGGGTCGATCCCGCCAAGGCGCGCGCCGCCCAGGAAGGCGACCAGATCACGGTCGATATCGCCATCGCCGAAAATGGTGAAGAGTTCCAGAGTCCGACCGAAGGCGCCACGTTCGAGCTTGGGGACACAACCTTCCTCGCCGAGCTGGTCGAACTGGTCAAGACCCTCAAACCGGGCGAGAGCGGCAGCGTCGATATCGAATTCGACGAGGAACGGCTCGACGCTGGCGACCCGCGCAACGGCAAGACCCTGACCTACACCCTCACCCTCACCGGTCTCAAGGAGCGCGAGCTGCTGGAGCTCGATGACGACTTCGCCAAGACCTACGCGAACGCCGAAAGCCTGGACGAGGTGAAGGATCGCATCCGCACAAATCTGCACATCGAGAAGACCCGCGAAACCCGCACCGAAGTGGTCAACTCGATCGTCGAGAAGATCGTCGAGGGCGCCACGCTCGAGCTGCCGGCGCCCATGATCGAAGAGCAGATCGATCGTCAGGTACAGCGCGCCCAGCGCGAGCTCGGCATGCAGGGCATCCCCTGGGAAGGCTTCCTGCGCCAGATCGGGCAGAGTGAAGACGAGTGGCGCGAATCGATCCGCCCCAGCGCCGTCGAAACCCTCACCTCATCCCTTGTGCTGCGAGAGATTGCCGAGAAGGAAGGGATCGAGGTTTCCGAAAACGACCTCATCACTGAGATCGAGCAGATGGTCGCTGGCGCCGATCAGGCGCAACAGGCACAAACCCGACAGGCCTATCTGAGCAACGAATATCTGCGCAACGTCATCCGCAACGAACTCTACGACCAGAAGCTGACCCAGCGCCTGATCGAGATCGCCACCGAGGGTGGCGATGCGGTGCTGAATGGCTATGTCGCTCCGGAAGGCGCGCCCACTGAGCTCGACCTGGACGTCGAGGACGCCGTGCTCGAAGCGGAAATCGAAGCCGTTGTCGAGGAAGCTGAGCTCGAGGCCGAGGTTATCGCAGTCGAAGACGCCATCATCGAGGCCGAGGCTGCCGCCATCGCGGATGAGCTGGTGGCCGAGGCGGAAGCACTGGACAGCAAAGAGTAG
- a CDS encoding SH3 domain-containing protein, whose amino-acid sequence MAFPSRVATRLGSRSLAGAAVLSVVLAFSPTITAASTGVGAWLGYEAPALASGSYARVATDDGDGLILRAGPSQSGELIDVIANGHVVQVLEGPSYDVDGNAWFLVSDGASTAYAYGGFLVEDTELTASSATSSSGYLGYDTPSYSVGQAVMVVTDDGQGLRIRTGPNTGAETIATLGDGDVVTVVDGPVYDGSSNGWYLITDGSFQGYGFAGFLSAAGTAANASSSTSGTASAGNLGYETPSFAAGATATVRTDDGDGLNVRSGPSVESEAVLSVADGGAVTIINGPYFDDAQNGWYAVSSGDVSGFVYAGFLAGGSGTVTGTSSSSASSSSGYLGYDTPSFSQGQQVQVLTDDGGGLRVRAEAATNGEQIATLGDGDIVLVVGGPWYDASNNGWYLVSDGDMQGYVFAGFLTTNGSISANSSSSSSSASSAPSGNARFDAGDDVRATEAVNLRSGASVASSRNGQLNTGTTVEVIDGPFYDADGDDWYYVEGNGLEGFAMGEFLELATAAANSNAASAKAFVYPVKGYTFTQAFGCSPYSFEPYNSSLGCNYHNGIDLAASSYTPIVAAAAGKVTAAGWCDCGLGYYVTIDHGNGYKTTYGHMAEQPYVSVGQTVSQGETIGPVGSTGLSTGPHVHFVIEKNGVDIDPLTVL is encoded by the coding sequence ATGGCATTCCCATCACGCGTGGCGACAAGGCTCGGTTCTCGCTCGCTTGCAGGCGCAGCGGTCCTTTCAGTCGTACTCGCATTCAGTCCAACGATTACCGCCGCGTCCACTGGAGTGGGCGCGTGGCTCGGCTATGAGGCGCCGGCGCTGGCATCCGGCAGCTATGCCCGAGTGGCGACCGATGACGGGGATGGGCTCATCCTGCGCGCCGGTCCAAGTCAGAGTGGTGAGCTCATCGATGTGATCGCGAACGGCCATGTGGTGCAAGTCCTCGAAGGCCCTTCCTATGACGTCGATGGCAACGCCTGGTTCCTGGTGTCTGATGGCGCCAGCACCGCCTATGCCTATGGCGGGTTCCTGGTCGAAGACACGGAGCTAACCGCGTCGAGCGCAACGTCGTCCTCCGGCTATCTCGGCTACGACACGCCGTCGTATTCCGTGGGACAGGCAGTCATGGTCGTGACCGATGACGGCCAGGGGCTCCGCATCCGCACCGGTCCCAATACCGGCGCGGAGACGATCGCCACCCTGGGCGATGGCGATGTGGTCACTGTTGTGGATGGGCCGGTCTACGACGGATCCAGCAATGGCTGGTATCTCATTACCGACGGATCGTTCCAGGGATATGGCTTCGCCGGATTTCTCTCGGCTGCCGGCACTGCCGCGAATGCAAGTTCCTCCACCTCGGGCACGGCATCGGCCGGGAACCTGGGGTATGAAACGCCCTCGTTCGCGGCGGGCGCCACCGCAACGGTGCGAACCGACGATGGCGACGGGTTGAACGTCCGCTCCGGCCCCAGCGTGGAGAGCGAGGCGGTGCTCTCGGTGGCCGACGGCGGCGCGGTGACTATCATCAATGGCCCCTATTTCGATGACGCGCAGAATGGCTGGTACGCCGTATCCAGCGGCGATGTCTCGGGATTCGTCTATGCCGGATTCCTGGCAGGCGGATCGGGCACGGTCACCGGAACGTCTTCGAGCAGCGCATCGTCGTCCTCAGGCTATCTGGGATACGACACGCCGAGCTTCAGCCAGGGGCAGCAGGTGCAGGTTCTGACCGACGATGGGGGCGGTTTGCGCGTGCGTGCCGAGGCGGCAACGAATGGCGAGCAGATCGCAACATTGGGCGATGGCGACATTGTGCTGGTCGTCGGCGGTCCCTGGTACGACGCGTCCAACAATGGCTGGTACCTGGTCAGCGACGGTGACATGCAGGGTTATGTCTTCGCGGGGTTCCTGACCACCAACGGTTCGATTTCCGCCAATTCGAGTAGTTCGTCTTCTTCGGCGTCGTCGGCGCCGAGTGGCAACGCGCGCTTCGATGCTGGTGACGATGTGCGGGCGACCGAAGCGGTCAACCTTCGTTCTGGCGCGTCAGTTGCCAGCTCGCGCAATGGCCAGTTGAACACCGGCACGACGGTGGAAGTCATCGACGGACCGTTCTACGACGCCGATGGCGACGACTGGTACTACGTCGAGGGTAATGGTCTCGAAGGATTCGCGATGGGCGAGTTCCTCGAGCTGGCGACTGCAGCAGCGAACTCGAACGCTGCCAGCGCGAAGGCGTTCGTCTACCCGGTCAAGGGCTATACCTTCACGCAGGCGTTCGGATGCTCGCCGTATTCGTTCGAGCCGTACAACTCCAGCCTCGGCTGCAACTACCACAACGGTATCGATCTGGCCGCTTCCTCCTATACCCCGATCGTGGCGGCCGCAGCCGGAAAGGTGACCGCTGCCGGTTGGTGCGATTGCGGTCTCGGGTACTACGTCACGATCGATCACGGCAATGGGTACAAGACCACGTATGGGCATATGGCCGAGCAGCCGTATGTGTCCGTCGGGCAGACCGTTTCGCAGGGCGAGACGATTGGGCCGGTGGGCAGCACCGGGCTTTCGACCGGGCCGCATGTCCACTTCGTGATCGAGAAGAATGGGGTGGATATCGATCCGCTCACCGTGTTGTAG